One genomic segment of Profundibacter amoris includes these proteins:
- a CDS encoding rhodanese-like domain-containing protein: MFISKQTLFAAVVALSTLPFLAQAADVPAKKQTELGLYVTAVEAADMLQDPDVVLVDVRSRVEVAFVGIPKRANVNIPFKIMPGFAEFNPEKGTYAMVPNPDFARVFEEYAQENGMTRDSKVILICRSGGRSARAANVLAGMGYTNVYSLVDGFEGDKASDGPQRGQRVVNGWKNAGLEWSYKLSEMQVYPEDR, encoded by the coding sequence ATGTTTATTTCAAAACAAACCCTGTTTGCCGCAGTTGTGGCATTATCGACCCTTCCGTTTCTGGCCCAAGCCGCAGATGTCCCTGCCAAAAAACAAACCGAGCTTGGCCTTTATGTTACGGCCGTCGAGGCCGCTGACATGTTGCAAGACCCCGATGTCGTGCTGGTGGATGTGCGCAGCCGCGTCGAAGTGGCCTTTGTTGGCATCCCGAAACGGGCCAATGTGAATATCCCTTTCAAAATCATGCCCGGCTTTGCCGAGTTCAATCCGGAAAAAGGCACCTATGCGATGGTGCCCAACCCTGACTTTGCCAGAGTGTTCGAGGAGTATGCACAGGAAAACGGCATGACCCGCGACAGCAAAGTGATCCTGATCTGCCGCTCCGGCGGGCGCAGTGCGCGGGCGGCGAATGTGTTGGCCGGTATGGGTTATACCAACGTCTATTCATTGGTGGACGGGTTCGAGGGGGACAAGGCATCCGACGGCCCGCAGCGTGGGCAGCGGGTGGTGAATGGCTGGAAAAATGCCGGTCTGGAATGGAGCTACAAGCTGTCGGAAATGCAGGTTTACCCTGAGGATCGGTAG
- a CDS encoding YbaK/EbsC family protein yields MSKSLKRVIRALDAAGIDATPVEMSEGARTAQAAADAVGCALDQIAKSIIFRGETTNEAVLFITAGGNQVCADTASSVAGEPLGKADAGLIRSQTGFAIGGVSPVGHLSPIRAFFDPKLLEFDTVWAAAGTPRHVFPINPADLQRISSAQTIDFTS; encoded by the coding sequence ATGAGCAAAAGCCTGAAACGTGTGATCCGCGCACTGGATGCGGCGGGAATAGATGCCACCCCCGTTGAGATGAGCGAGGGTGCCCGCACCGCGCAAGCGGCGGCAGATGCGGTGGGCTGTGCACTGGACCAGATCGCCAAATCCATCATCTTTCGCGGGGAAACCACCAATGAAGCGGTTTTGTTCATCACCGCTGGCGGCAATCAGGTGTGCGCTGACACGGCCAGTTCTGTTGCAGGCGAGCCATTAGGCAAGGCTGACGCGGGTCTGATCCGCAGCCAGACCGGCTTTGCCATTGGTGGGGTGTCCCCTGTCGGGCATCTGTCGCCGATCCGTGCCTTTTTCGACCCTAAACTGCTGGAATTTGACACCGTTTGGGCAGCAGCAGGCACCCCGCGTCATGTTTTCCCGATAAATCCAGCCGATTTGCAGCGAATTTCAAGCGCACAAACCATTGATTTTACGTCTTAA
- a CDS encoding RSP_2648 family PIN domain-containing protein — MRVLIDACVLYPTVMREVLMGVARRGLFTPLWSARILEEWARAAARIGDGQEDVARGEIALLRAGWLDAEISYPDELEASLHLPDPNDTHVLAAAIAGKADVLLTMNLKDFPTRSLTGHGVIRRDPDGLLREMLIENPDVVGDVAEKVRQTAERLSGQNWDMRKLMKKARLPRLGKALVA, encoded by the coding sequence ATGCGGGTATTGATCGACGCCTGTGTGCTCTACCCTACCGTGATGCGCGAGGTGCTGATGGGGGTGGCGCGGCGTGGGTTGTTCACCCCGCTTTGGTCGGCGCGGATACTGGAAGAATGGGCGCGGGCAGCAGCACGGATCGGCGACGGGCAGGAAGATGTTGCGCGCGGCGAGATTGCCTTGTTGCGCGCCGGATGGCTGGATGCTGAAATCAGCTATCCGGATGAACTCGAAGCCAGTTTGCATCTGCCTGATCCAAACGACACCCACGTTCTGGCCGCCGCCATCGCAGGCAAGGCGGATGTTTTGCTAACCATGAACCTGAAAGATTTCCCCACCCGCAGCCTGACCGGCCACGGGGTGATCCGCCGTGATCCGGATGGATTGTTGCGGGAAATGCTCATTGAAAATCCTGATGTTGTGGGGGATGTGGCCGAAAAAGTGCGCCAGACAGCCGAACGTTTGTCGGGGCAGAATTGGGACATGCGCAAGCTGATGAAAAAGGCGCGGTTGCCGCGGTTGGGCAAGGCGCTGGTGGCTTGA
- a CDS encoding DUF411 domain-containing protein: MKAFRPRFLAAILGLGVGFSALPVVADNHLMTVFKNPSCGCCTAWAQEMEKIGYQVKIVNLEDLSLLKRQAGVPEQLEGCHTAVLGDYILEGHVPVQALNKLLQEQPDIRGISTPGMPTGSLGMGYDADAKYTVYAFYKDSAQSPVPFYQAGE, encoded by the coding sequence ATGAAAGCCTTTCGTCCCCGATTTCTTGCTGCAATTCTTGGTCTGGGAGTGGGGTTTTCCGCACTGCCCGTCGTGGCCGACAACCATCTGATGACGGTATTCAAGAACCCATCCTGCGGCTGCTGCACCGCATGGGCGCAGGAAATGGAGAAAATTGGCTATCAGGTCAAAATCGTCAACCTCGAGGATTTGTCACTGCTCAAACGGCAGGCGGGCGTCCCCGAACAGTTGGAGGGGTGTCACACGGCAGTTCTGGGGGACTATATTCTGGAAGGTCACGTTCCGGTGCAGGCGCTGAACAAGCTATTGCAGGAACAACCAGACATTCGCGGTATATCTACCCCTGGAATGCCGACAGGCTCTCTCGGAATGGGCTATGATGCAGACGCTAAATACACGGTATATGCCTTTTACAAAGATTCAGCCCAAAGTCCGGTCCCCTTTTATCAAGCTGGAGAATAG
- a CDS encoding DUF2852 domain-containing protein, which produces MSTVATWPSQAETWLDERGKPAWIIAMVLGFIFFWPVGLALLFYMIWSKRMFKGSCRHSRRRMERHHAYQSSGNSAFDAYKADTLRRLEEEQGNFEAFLERLREAKDKSEFDDFMNERARKAKEADEPVDA; this is translated from the coding sequence ATGAGCACTGTCGCAACATGGCCATCACAGGCCGAAACATGGCTGGATGAGCGCGGCAAACCCGCATGGATCATCGCCATGGTCCTTGGATTTATCTTCTTTTGGCCTGTTGGCCTCGCCCTTCTGTTTTATATGATCTGGAGCAAACGCATGTTCAAAGGTTCTTGCCGTCATTCCCGCCGCCGCATGGAACGCCACCACGCCTATCAATCCTCGGGCAACTCGGCGTTTGACGCCTACAAGGCCGACACCCTGCGCCGTCTGGAAGAAGAGCAGGGCAATTTCGAGGCCTTCCTTGAACGGTTGCGCGAGGCCAAAGACAAGTCGGAATTTGACGACTTTATGAACGAGCGCGCCCGCAAGGCCAAAGAAGCAGACGAGCCTGTCGACGCCTGA
- a CDS encoding nuclear transport factor 2 family protein, which translates to MQKYELDTFLTLEQTVWQALVTGDGNADSRMLEDGFLGVYATGFSNKAGHVGQLDAGPTVTEYALDDARLLILGEGVVLLAYRAVFRRVGREVPEVMYVSSVWRETGQGWRNIFSQDTAVELSG; encoded by the coding sequence ATGCAAAAATATGAACTGGATACGTTTCTAACGCTGGAGCAAACCGTGTGGCAAGCGCTGGTCACGGGGGATGGGAATGCGGACTCGCGTATGTTGGAAGACGGGTTTCTGGGAGTCTATGCCACGGGGTTCTCGAACAAGGCGGGGCATGTCGGGCAATTGGATGCCGGCCCGACAGTGACCGAATACGCGCTGGATGACGCGCGATTGCTGATTTTGGGCGAAGGTGTTGTGTTGCTGGCTTACCGTGCCGTGTTCAGGCGCGTTGGTCGTGAGGTGCCTGAAGTGATGTATGTCTCCTCGGTATGGCGGGAAACGGGGCAGGGGTGGAGAAATATCTTTAGTCAGGACACTGCAGTGGAACTGTCTGGTTGA
- a CDS encoding DedA family protein, whose amino-acid sequence MSDLLLSLVADYGAIMLFATTFLSCLAIPMPSSLMMLAGGGFVASGDLGLTTAVSSAYLGAVAGDQTGFQIGRKAGTWLARAPKRKALLSKANSLTTRYGGPGVFLSRWLFSPLGPYVNFGGGATGYNWAGFTLWGALGEAVWVILYVSLGYLFADRITEVADILGNASGFLAALVVTIGLGIGLRHAMKQPRKS is encoded by the coding sequence ATGAGTGACCTGCTGCTGTCTCTTGTCGCGGATTACGGCGCAATCATGCTGTTTGCCACCACCTTCCTTAGCTGCCTTGCCATCCCCATGCCCTCGTCCTTGATGATGCTGGCCGGCGGCGGCTTTGTCGCCAGTGGCGACCTTGGCCTGACCACCGCCGTTTCGTCCGCCTATCTGGGGGCTGTGGCGGGGGATCAGACCGGATTCCAGATAGGCCGCAAAGCCGGCACATGGCTGGCCCGCGCGCCCAAACGCAAGGCCCTGCTGAGCAAGGCCAACAGCCTGACCACACGTTACGGCGGCCCCGGCGTTTTCCTGTCGCGCTGGCTGTTTTCCCCGCTTGGCCCCTATGTCAATTTCGGCGGCGGCGCGACCGGATACAACTGGGCCGGTTTCACCCTGTGGGGGGCTTTGGGCGAAGCCGTCTGGGTCATCCTATATGTCAGCCTGGGCTATCTGTTTGCCGACCGGATCACCGAAGTTGCCGACATTCTGGGCAACGCCAGCGGTTTCCTTGCTGCATTAGTCGTTACCATCGGTCTTGGCATCGGACTGCGCCATGCCATGAAACAGCCCCGCAAATCCTGA
- a CDS encoding [protein-PII] uridylyltransferase family protein produces MNFASLITRTPIPHNPDRGAEVAARFADAPEPIQNLIKGAAGCSPYLSVIMVKQADWLTGAFDDQQAALTALYQACKDAPLDQLKSLLRQAKSRIAALTALADLGGVWALEQVTGTMTDFADLAVDVSLKALVAAEIKRGKLPGMGPDDVATAGGMVVLAMGKMGAGELNYSSDIDLICLFDETRYSDDDYHDARAAFIRVTRKMSALLSDITGEGYVFRTDLRLRPDPSVTPVCLSMDAAMRYYESLGRTWERAAHIKARPCAGDLMAGQAYLKNLSPFIWRKHLDFAAIQDAHDMRLRIREHKGLGGPITLEGHNMKLGRGGIREIEFFTQTRQIIAGGRDPDLRSRETVPALRALATKGWVEPDVAELLVKRYRSHREVEHRLQMVNDAQTHDLPKSADEFDRLAQFMGIRDTDKLRARLMSELTEVHELTEGFFAPTVMRPEPAPDLPDGAGEIMARWSSYPALRSARAVEIFERLRPDLLARLQKAANPAEALAQFDGFLSGLPAGVQLFSLFEANPQLIDLIIDICTTTPALARHLSRNSQVLDAVLGGSFFEPWPGAAALEQELATKLATVDDYEGKLDTARRWKKEWHFRIGVHHLRGLIDAQEAGQQYADLAGASVAALWHPVVGHFAEKHGTPPGRGAMVLGMGSLGAGRLNATSDLDLIVIYDAGGVEASDGRRPLQARPYYARLTQALVTALSAPMAEGRLYEVDMRLRPSGRQGPVATSLQSFMTYQQDEAWTWEHLALTRARSVAGNGALGEEIETFRAALLADKGKLPRVLPDVADMRARLAEAKPARDEWEAKLGPGRMQDIELVAETAALLAGDTARDVAGQLAAGKRIGWLTGEQRQALQQAYDMLWRLRGTAKLLSEQALDMEGLGEGARAFVLRELGADSVQAAAKALDTVVAASHMVVDELLPVKVQD; encoded by the coding sequence ATGAATTTCGCATCCCTCATAACCCGCACCCCGATTCCCCATAATCCAGACCGTGGCGCGGAGGTGGCGGCGCGGTTTGCCGATGCGCCAGAGCCGATACAAAACCTGATCAAAGGGGCCGCCGGATGCAGCCCGTATCTGTCCGTAATCATGGTCAAACAAGCCGACTGGCTGACCGGGGCCTTTGACGATCAGCAGGCGGCGCTAACCGCGCTTTATCAGGCTTGTAAAGACGCCCCGCTTGACCAGTTGAAATCCCTGTTGCGTCAAGCGAAGTCCCGTATCGCTGCCCTGACCGCATTGGCCGATCTGGGCGGGGTATGGGCGTTGGAGCAGGTCACCGGCACCATGACGGACTTTGCCGATCTGGCGGTGGATGTGTCGCTAAAGGCGCTGGTGGCGGCAGAGATCAAGCGCGGCAAACTGCCCGGCATGGGGCCGGATGACGTGGCCACAGCGGGCGGCATGGTGGTGCTGGCGATGGGCAAGATGGGGGCGGGCGAGTTGAACTATTCCTCGGACATCGACCTGATCTGCCTGTTTGACGAAACCCGCTATTCGGACGATGACTACCATGATGCCCGCGCCGCATTCATCCGCGTGACCCGCAAGATGAGCGCGCTTTTGTCCGACATCACCGGCGAAGGTTACGTTTTTCGCACCGATCTGCGCCTGCGCCCCGATCCGTCCGTCACCCCCGTTTGCCTGTCGATGGACGCCGCGATGCGCTATTACGAAAGCCTTGGCCGCACTTGGGAACGCGCAGCCCATATCAAGGCCCGCCCCTGCGCCGGTGACCTGATGGCGGGGCAGGCGTATCTGAAAAACCTGTCGCCCTTCATCTGGCGCAAACATCTGGATTTTGCCGCCATCCAAGACGCCCATGACATGCGCCTGCGTATCCGCGAACACAAAGGGTTGGGTGGGCCGATCACGCTGGAAGGCCACAACATGAAGCTGGGGCGCGGCGGTATCCGCGAGATTGAATTCTTCACCCAGACCCGCCAGATCATCGCCGGCGGGCGCGATCCCGACCTGCGCAGCCGTGAAACGGTGCCGGCCTTGCGGGCGCTGGCGACCAAGGGCTGGGTCGAACCGGATGTGGCCGAATTGCTGGTCAAACGCTACCGCAGCCACCGCGAGGTCGAACACCGCCTGCAGATGGTGAACGATGCGCAAACCCATGACCTGCCCAAATCGGCCGATGAATTCGACCGGCTGGCGCAATTCATGGGCATCCGTGACACTGACAAACTACGCGCCCGCCTGATGTCGGAACTGACCGAGGTGCATGAATTGACCGAAGGCTTCTTTGCCCCCACCGTCATGCGCCCCGAACCCGCGCCCGATCTGCCGGACGGGGCCGGGGAAATCATGGCCCGCTGGTCCAGCTATCCGGCCCTGCGTTCGGCCCGCGCGGTGGAAATATTCGAGCGCTTGCGCCCCGATCTGCTGGCACGGTTGCAAAAGGCCGCCAATCCGGCCGAGGCTTTGGCACAGTTCGACGGTTTCCTGTCCGGTCTGCCCGCCGGTGTGCAACTGTTTTCTTTGTTCGAGGCAAATCCGCAACTGATCGACCTGATCATCGACATTTGCACCACCACGCCCGCGCTGGCCCGCCACCTGTCGCGCAATTCGCAGGTGCTGGATGCGGTACTGGGCGGGTCATTTTTTGAACCCTGGCCCGGTGCGGCGGCGTTGGAACAGGAACTGGCGACGAAACTGGCCACTGTGGATGATTACGAAGGCAAGCTGGACACGGCACGACGCTGGAAAAAGGAATGGCATTTTCGCATTGGTGTGCATCACCTGCGCGGTCTGATAGATGCGCAAGAGGCGGGGCAGCAATATGCCGATCTGGCTGGGGCCAGTGTGGCGGCGTTGTGGCACCCCGTGGTGGGCCATTTCGCCGAAAAGCACGGCACGCCGCCGGGCAGGGGGGCGATGGTGCTGGGCATGGGGTCGCTGGGGGCGGGGCGGTTGAATGCCACCTCGGATCTGGATTTGATCGTGATCTATGACGCGGGCGGGGTCGAAGCCTCGGACGGGCGCCGCCCGCTACAGGCGCGGCCCTATTATGCGCGGCTGACGCAGGCTTTGGTGACCGCCCTGTCCGCCCCGATGGCCGAGGGGCGGTTATACGAGGTCGACATGCGCCTGCGCCCGTCAGGACGGCAGGGACCGGTGGCGACATCGTTGCAATCCTTCATGACCTACCAGCAGGACGAGGCATGGACATGGGAACATCTGGCCCTGACCCGCGCCCGATCTGTGGCGGGGAACGGGGCGCTGGGGGAGGAAATCGAGACGTTTCGCGCGGCCCTTCTGGCCGACAAGGGCAAACTGCCCCGCGTCTTGCCCGATGTGGCCGATATGCGTGCCCGTCTGGCCGAGGCAAAACCCGCCCGTGATGAATGGGAGGCCAAGCTGGGGCCGGGCCGGATGCAGGACATCGAACTGGTGGCGGAAACGGCCGCCCTGCTGGCAGGCGACACAGCCCGCGATGTTGCGGGGCAACTGGCGGCGGGGAAACGCATTGGCTGGCTGACCGGCGAGCAGCGACAGGCCTTGCAGCAGGCCTATGATATGCTGTGGCGGCTTCGCGGCACCGCGAAATTGCTAAGCGAACAGGCGCTGGATATGGAGGGCCTGGGCGAAGGGGCGCGGGCCTTTGTTTTGCGCGAACTGGGGGCGGACAGTGTGCAGGCCGCGGCCAAAGCGCTTGATACTGTCGTTGCGGCGTCCCATATGGTCGTGGATGAATTGTTGCCTGTGAAGGTGCAGGATTAA
- a CDS encoding RSP_2647 family RNA methyltransferase, with protein sequence MTQTAATPAATLAVVRLKPKAEARAIRHGFPWVFIDEIVTDRRTKALKAGTLARLEDHDRRPLGLVAVNMASKIACRMLDRNPDAVIDVDWFKARVERALAHRARLYDAPFYRLIHAESDGLPGVVIDRFGDAAVIQPNAAWAEVHLDMLAEAVADVTGVSTIVKNATGRSRALEGLNEETLLLRGTLDGPIPVPMNGATYMADLLGGQKTGLFYDQRPNHAFAQRLCKDARVLDVFSHVGGFSLAALAGGAAHALAVDSSAPALELAKAGAEAMGQASRFDTRKGDAFAVMEDLAKEGALFDVVICDPPAFAPAKPALHAGLRAYERVARLAAPLVAEGGYLGLCSCSHAADLNAFRNSSARGIGRGGRRGMQIYSGGAGADHPLLPQLAQSGYLKALIFRLD encoded by the coding sequence ATGACACAAACAGCCGCCACACCCGCCGCCACTCTCGCAGTCGTCCGCCTGAAACCCAAAGCCGAAGCTCGCGCCATCCGCCACGGCTTCCCCTGGGTGTTCATTGATGAAATTGTCACCGACCGGCGCACCAAGGCGCTAAAGGCCGGCACATTGGCGCGGCTGGAAGACCATGATCGCCGCCCGCTGGGGCTGGTGGCAGTGAATATGGCGTCCAAGATCGCCTGCCGGATGCTGGACCGCAACCCCGATGCCGTGATCGATGTGGACTGGTTCAAAGCACGGGTTGAACGGGCGCTGGCCCATCGCGCCCGCCTGTATGACGCGCCGTTCTATCGCCTGATCCATGCGGAATCCGACGGGCTGCCCGGTGTGGTGATCGACCGTTTCGGCGATGCCGCCGTGATCCAGCCCAACGCGGCATGGGCCGAAGTGCATCTGGACATGCTGGCCGAGGCCGTGGCCGATGTCACCGGCGTTTCCACCATCGTGAAAAATGCCACCGGCCGGTCGCGTGCGCTGGAGGGGCTGAACGAGGAAACCCTGCTGTTGCGCGGCACGCTGGACGGGCCGATCCCTGTGCCGATGAATGGCGCGACCTATATGGCGGACCTGCTGGGCGGCCAGAAAACCGGTCTGTTTTATGATCAGCGCCCGAACCATGCCTTTGCGCAACGCCTGTGCAAAGACGCCCGCGTGCTGGATGTATTTTCCCATGTTGGCGGGTTTTCTCTGGCGGCTTTGGCCGGTGGGGCGGCCCATGCGCTGGCAGTTGACAGCTCGGCCCCTGCGCTGGAACTGGCCAAAGCCGGTGCCGAGGCCATGGGGCAGGCGTCACGTTTTGACACGCGCAAGGGCGATGCCTTTGCGGTGATGGAAGATCTGGCCAAGGAAGGGGCGCTGTTTGACGTGGTGATCTGTGATCCCCCCGCCTTTGCACCTGCCAAACCGGCCTTGCATGCGGGTTTGCGCGCCTATGAACGGGTGGCGCGGCTGGCGGCGCCTCTGGTGGCCGAAGGCGGTTATCTGGGCCTGTGTTCCTGTTCGCACGCGGCGGATTTGAACGCGTTTCGCAATTCCTCGGCCCGCGGGATTGGCCGTGGCGGGCGGCGCGGGATGCAGATTTATTCCGGCGGGGCGGGGGCGGATCACCCCTTGCTGCCGCAACTGGCGCAAAGCGGTTATCTTAAGGCGCTGATTTTCCGGCTGGACTGA
- a CDS encoding M48 family metallopeptidase, whose protein sequence is MLRLTPILIAILYALVMYRFSVWRTSRELDAKSTELADLNLKKLTDKMAQALDLPRIRVNIYEIDPVNGLAAPDGRIFITRGFYDKYRAGEVTGPEMASVIAHELGHVALGHSRRRMIDFSGQNALRTAMIMVFTRFIPGLGVYIANFLTTLLAARLSRSDEYEADAYASALLTKSGIGTEAQKTLFRKLDALTKSNGGSAPAWLLSHPKTDERIKAIEAMETRWKR, encoded by the coding sequence ATGCTTCGCCTGACCCCGATCCTGATCGCCATCCTATACGCGCTTGTCATGTACCGCTTTTCGGTCTGGCGCACGTCGCGCGAACTGGATGCAAAATCCACCGAACTGGCCGATCTGAACCTGAAAAAACTGACTGACAAGATGGCACAGGCACTGGACCTGCCCCGCATTCGTGTGAACATCTATGAAATCGATCCCGTGAACGGGTTGGCGGCCCCCGACGGGCGCATCTTTATCACCCGTGGATTTTATGACAAATACCGCGCAGGCGAAGTCACTGGGCCGGAAATGGCCAGCGTGATTGCACATGAACTGGGCCATGTCGCCCTTGGCCATTCGCGCCGCCGGATGATTGATTTCTCGGGCCAGAATGCTCTGCGCACCGCGATGATCATGGTGTTTACCCGCTTTATCCCCGGCCTTGGTGTCTATATCGCCAATTTCCTGACCACCCTGCTGGCCGCCCGCCTGTCACGCTCCGATGAGTATGAGGCCGACGCCTATGCCTCGGCCCTGCTGACGAAATCGGGGATCGGCACCGAGGCACAGAAAACCCTGTTTCGCAAACTGGACGCGCTGACCAAATCAAATGGTGGCAGCGCGCCCGCCTGGTTGCTGAGCCACCCGAAAACTGACGAGCGGATCAAGGCGATCGAAGCCATGGAAACGCGCTGGAAACGCTAG
- a CDS encoding arginyltransferase — MRHSLPIAPQFYVTAPQPCPYLEGRMERKLFTALQGEFATKLNDALSKQGFRRSQNVLYRPSCADCSACFSARIRVADFAPTRSQRRVLKKNAELQRNAMSPWATEDQYNLFRRYLEHRHADGGMADMDIFEFAAMIEETPIKSRVIEYTTPSDDGTRDLAAVCLTDVFDDGVSMVYSFFEPELTKNSLGTYLILDHIDIARSAGLPYVYLGYWVPGSPKMAYKAGFKALEIYRNGDWEPLEDPDSFDADTHPLSVDPIAEQVAKITLPDILPTQKG; from the coding sequence ATGCGCCACAGCCTTCCCATAGCCCCGCAGTTTTACGTGACTGCCCCCCAGCCCTGCCCCTATCTGGAAGGGCGGATGGAACGCAAATTGTTCACGGCCCTGCAAGGGGAATTTGCCACAAAACTGAACGATGCGCTGTCCAAACAGGGGTTCCGGCGGTCGCAAAATGTGCTGTATCGCCCGTCTTGCGCCGATTGTTCCGCCTGTTTTTCCGCCCGCATAAGGGTGGCCGATTTCGCCCCGACCCGCAGCCAGCGCCGTGTTTTGAAAAAGAACGCCGAATTACAGCGTAACGCCATGTCCCCCTGGGCGACCGAGGATCAATACAATCTGTTTCGCCGATATCTGGAACACCGCCACGCCGATGGCGGCATGGCCGATATGGACATTTTCGAATTTGCCGCAATGATCGAGGAAACGCCGATCAAAAGCCGGGTGATCGAATATACTACCCCCTCTGACGACGGCACCCGCGATCTGGCGGCTGTCTGTCTGACCGATGTGTTCGATGACGGGGTCAGCATGGTTTATTCGTTTTTCGAGCCTGAGCTAACCAAAAACAGCCTTGGCACCTATCTGATCCTGGATCATATCGACATCGCCCGCAGTGCCGGCCTGCCCTATGTCTATCTGGGCTACTGGGTGCCGGGCAGCCCCAAGATGGCCTATAAGGCCGGGTTCAAGGCGCTGGAGATTTACCGCAACGGGGATTGGGAACCGCTTGAGGATCCGGACAGTTTCGATGCAGATACGCACCCGTTGTCGGTTGATCCAATTGCCGAGCAGGTGGCGAAAATCACCCTGCCGGATATTCTGCCAACACAGAAAGGCTGA